GCTGCATGCCCGCACGGCGGTCGAACGGAGACAATTCGCTGCGCCACGCCGAGAAGCGGAGCCTACCTACGGCCGGACCTTTTGGTTCACGTACCTCTCGAACCTGTTCATCACAACGGCCAATGCGACCATGTTTCGCTATGGCGATTTCGTGTCGCTGCACGACGGCACGGAACTGGAACTGGGAGTCATTGTCGGGGCAGGCATGATCGGCAGTTTGCTGATGCGCGCCGCGCAGGGTGTGGGTATCGACACCTACGGTGTGCGCCGCATTTGGGTCATTTCCAGCGTGGGCTATGTGCTGGCCTGCGTGGGGCACTTGTGGGTGCAAGACATTCACGGCCCTGGCGTGTACGCGCTGCGGATCCTGTACCAAACCAGCCTGGCTGGGATCTTTGGCGCCTCGATCACCTATATTTCGCGTCAAGCGCCGGTGTATCGAATGACCGAGGTGGTGGGAACTCTCGGCACCTCGGGCTTCCTGGGAATGATCCTGGGCGCCTTGATCGTGGACAAACTGTATGGTTCTGGCGCCATCACTGCATCGGGCGTCGAACGCATGTTCTGGGCCGCGGCCGTAATGGGCCTGGTGTCGGGCGTATTGGCGCTTTTGGCCACACGTAAGGACGCCGCGCCAATGACGCGGCGCCGAGTGCCGGTGCTGTGGCTGCTCAAGCGCTACCATCCCGGTCCACTGCTCTTGATGGGCATCACGCAAGGGTTTGGACTGGGATTGGCGACAACCTTTTTGCGACCTTTCACCGCCAGTCTGGGCATTGATGGAATAGCCACGTTCTTCACGATTTACGCGGTAACAGCCTTCGTTACACGGCTCTCCATTCGACGGCTGCCCGAGCGTGTTGGCATTCGCCGCATGGTCATCCTGGGAGTCGGTTGCCTGGCGGCGAGCATGTTGTCGTACCTGGCGGTTCGCGCCGAGTGGGAGTTGGCGTTTCCGGCGGTACTGGTGGGTGTTGGACATGCGTTCTTGTTTCCGGCCGTCACCGCAGGAGGGAGCGCGTCGTTTCCGCGGCGCTATCGTGGTTTGGGAACGACTTTAATGTTGACGATGTTCGATCTGGGCATGCTGCTTGGATCACCCGCCACCGGCGCGATTCTTGGCCTCGCGGATTCGGCCGGGTTGCCGAAATATCCCACGTTGTTCGTGACTCTTTCTGTTTTGTTTGCGGCCGCGACCGCGTGGTATGCGATGGCGACCCGCGGGCAACTTGATCCACATCGGGCCTACAAGCTCGGTTCCGGCGTGGCACCTGGTGAACTGGCGATTCCGGCTACTGTTTCGGCAGTTCGGCCACGGCTGTGACGCTAGGCCGATCGACAAACGACTCGCCGCGCTGGTAGTGGCCCAATCTGTCTTGGATTCGGGACGCGAGCAGCGTTTCATGCTCTTTGTCCGCCAAGGCAATGGCTCGCTTTGCGGAGTCGCGCGCCGCAGCAAATTCGCCTGAGGCGGCTTGAGCGGCAGCGAGCACATCCAGCGTTCGCGCATTGGCTGATGGGTCTTGCTTGATCTGTTCCTGAACAATCTGGAGCGCTTGCTGGGGTTTGCGCACCGAACGATCGGGGCTGGTGGCAAAGACCCAGGCAAGCTCCGTGAGGGCGGCGCTCCATTTCGGCCGAACTTTTAGCGCGCCTTGATAGAGCACGACAGCGGCCTGCGAATTGCCCTCTTGGATCGCCGCATCGGCCAGCCCCAGATAAGGCTCTGGATAGTTGGGGTGCTTGGTGAGGAGCGCATCGAGCAATTGCCGCCCGGCGGCTAGACGCCCCTGCTTGATCTGGGCGTATGCCCGGCGGTAGTGCGCTTGCAACAGGCCTGGCGCTTGATGCATGGCGGATGTAAAGAACGCCTCGGCCTGGGGCCATTGCTCGTCGGCGGCATGCAATTCACCCAGCGCGTAGAGCGCGCCGACAAAGCCAGGCTGGATCTCTACCGCTTTGACCAACAGATCGCGGGCCTCTTGGCGGCGCCCTTGGCGACGACGGAGATCGGCGGAGATGTATAGCGCGTCGATGAAATCGGGACGTAGGCGTAATGCCTGGGCCAAACAGCGATCGGCGGCGGTGAACTGCTCGGTTTGGGTGTACGCATCGCCCAGCGTGGCCTGCGCCTCGGGTGATTGCGGATTGGAGGCGATTGTTTTTTTCAGATACGGAATCGCCGCTGCGGCATCGCCGCTGTCGATCAAGACGCGACCAAGGTTAGTGAGCGTTTCCAGCTTGCCCGGCGCCAGTTCATTGGCTCGCAGGAGCGCCGCTTTGGCAGCAGCTAGTTCGCGCGTGCCGAGTCGCAGCGTGCCGAGGTTATACCAGGCGAGCGCATAGCGCGGATTGATCTGCAGCGCGCGTTCGTAATAGCGGGCCGCGGTTTGCGGCTGACCACGGCGATCGGCTGATTCTCCAAGATTGGTAAACGCGACAAAGCTGCGTTTGTTGACGGTCAACATGTGCGACAGCAACTGCGAGTCGCTTTTCCAATGACTCGCCTGATGATGACTAATGCCCGCCAGGATTGCGAGAAGCACGCCCGAAGCCACGGCCGCGCCAAACGACCAATGCCGGGCCAATAGCGCCGCGGCCGCCACTGCCAGGCCGAGCACGCCGAGATAGGCATAGCGATCGGCCACAGTGCTGATTTCTTGGAATCCGAACGGGACCAGTCCCAGTGTGGGGAGTAGCGCGGCGATCAAGATTGCCAACCCCAGCAGCGCGGGCCGAACCGCTCGATAGCGAACAAGCAGCGTGGCGACGAAGGCCGGCATCAACCACACGGCGTAGAACCACCAGCGCCCCGACAGCCAGTCGTATCGCCAGCCATAGTCTGGCCCCAGTTGGAATGGCGCGACGAGCTTCCACAAGTAATGCGCCACTGCGT
This genomic interval from Pirellulales bacterium contains the following:
- a CDS encoding MFS transporter, whose translation is MIRTSSTAMPLHARTAVERRQFAAPRREAEPTYGRTFWFTYLSNLFITTANATMFRYGDFVSLHDGTELELGVIVGAGMIGSLLMRAAQGVGIDTYGVRRIWVISSVGYVLACVGHLWVQDIHGPGVYALRILYQTSLAGIFGASITYISRQAPVYRMTEVVGTLGTSGFLGMILGALIVDKLYGSGAITASGVERMFWAAAVMGLVSGVLALLATRKDAAPMTRRRVPVLWLLKRYHPGPLLLMGITQGFGLGLATTFLRPFTASLGIDGIATFFTIYAVTAFVTRLSIRRLPERVGIRRMVILGVGCLAASMLSYLAVRAEWELAFPAVLVGVGHAFLFPAVTAGGSASFPRRYRGLGTTLMLTMFDLGMLLGSPATGAILGLADSAGLPKYPTLFVTLSVLFAAATAWYAMATRGQLDPHRAYKLGSGVAPGELAIPATVSAVRPRL
- a CDS encoding tetratricopeptide repeat protein — translated: MRGPRREAASPTPNPPQAAHWTVRLAPFLLITACILGVYSQSLQFDLLGWDDHYNLSADPRLNPPSLDGTVSFWTQPNLGLYAPLSYTLFAVEAAIWRVPSVAGATVINPRVVHAGSILLHLACAWLVYCIVQRLVAHRAAACCAALLFALHPIQVESVCWATETRGLLAALFSLAAIAVYLSTLSIGGDSRSESSSLRHGLIALLFAAALLSKPSAASLPILLFALAVYGRDRRAATRVLLVAMLLMSAALLGFTATLQPAGLIDGVAPWYLRPLVTADAVAHYLWKLVAPFQLGPDYGWRYDWLSGRWWFYAVWLMPAFVATLLVRYRAVRPALLGLAILIAALLPTLGLVPFGFQEISTVADRYAYLGVLGLAVAAAALLARHWSFGAAVASGVLLAILAGISHHQASHWKSDSQLLSHMLTVNKRSFVAFTNLGESADRRGQPQTAARYYERALQINPRYALAWYNLGTLRLGTRELAAAKAALLRANELAPGKLETLTNLGRVLIDSGDAAAAIPYLKKTIASNPQSPEAQATLGDAYTQTEQFTAADRCLAQALRLRPDFIDALYISADLRRRQGRRQEARDLLVKAVEIQPGFVGALYALGELHAADEQWPQAEAFFTSAMHQAPGLLQAHYRRAYAQIKQGRLAAGRQLLDALLTKHPNYPEPYLGLADAAIQEGNSQAAVVLYQGALKVRPKWSAALTELAWVFATSPDRSVRKPQQALQIVQEQIKQDPSANARTLDVLAAAQAASGEFAAARDSAKRAIALADKEHETLLASRIQDRLGHYQRGESFVDRPSVTAVAELPKQ